One Halobacterium zhouii genomic region harbors:
- a CDS encoding tRNA(Ile)(2)-agmatinylcytidine synthase, translating into MTVVALDDTDSRDRGMCTTYAAHLLAERLRERGASVERLLLVRLNPAVEYKTRGNAALAVHTDVDPAVGMETAREVVGDAAETADPRTNPGVVVIPGAPETPIPDAVAEFSRRAMREDLDAGEAESLAAAHGYETTAWKNGRGVVGALAAVGAWAAFEDWTVERIDYREPERWGTERDVDDASVFAAADAAYPDAWDTVDRVERETVCVPHTPGPILYGIRGDDPEAVDSVAEGIESETVHASEQFVTNQGTDAHVQPADLADVIDGRAYRVDVTVAGDPETRRGGHVFVPVRDAESARSGGDTGADEGDATMECAAFEPTKRFRDRVRALRPGDRLTVCGEAASGTVKLEKFAVRELVESERVTPTCPDCGRRMESAGADQGYRCRDCGTTTAGKVERGLSRDLELGWYEVPPCARRHVAKPLVRGEWDAPIHPER; encoded by the coding sequence ATGACCGTCGTGGCGCTGGACGACACGGATTCCCGCGACCGCGGGATGTGCACGACGTACGCTGCGCACCTGTTGGCAGAGCGTCTTCGGGAGCGCGGCGCGAGCGTCGAGCGCCTGCTGCTGGTGCGCCTGAACCCCGCGGTGGAGTACAAGACTCGCGGGAACGCGGCGCTGGCGGTCCACACCGACGTCGACCCGGCAGTGGGGATGGAGACCGCTCGGGAAGTCGTGGGGGATGCGGCGGAGACCGCCGACCCCCGGACGAATCCCGGAGTCGTGGTCATACCCGGCGCGCCCGAGACACCGATTCCCGACGCCGTCGCCGAGTTCTCTCGACGCGCAATGCGGGAGGACCTCGACGCCGGGGAGGCGGAGTCGCTCGCGGCGGCCCACGGCTACGAGACGACGGCGTGGAAGAACGGGCGGGGCGTGGTCGGGGCGCTCGCCGCCGTCGGCGCGTGGGCGGCGTTCGAGGACTGGACGGTCGAGCGCATCGACTACCGGGAACCCGAGCGCTGGGGGACCGAGCGCGACGTGGACGACGCCAGCGTGTTCGCGGCGGCGGACGCCGCGTACCCGGATGCGTGGGACACCGTCGACCGCGTGGAGCGCGAGACCGTCTGCGTGCCCCATACGCCCGGCCCCATCCTCTACGGAATCCGCGGTGACGACCCGGAGGCGGTCGATTCGGTCGCCGAGGGCATCGAGAGTGAAACCGTCCACGCGAGCGAGCAGTTCGTCACGAACCAGGGCACCGACGCCCACGTTCAGCCTGCCGACCTCGCGGACGTCATTGACGGACGCGCGTACCGCGTGGACGTCACGGTGGCTGGCGACCCGGAGACCCGCCGCGGTGGGCACGTCTTCGTCCCCGTACGGGACGCCGAGAGCGCGCGCAGTGGCGGCGATACGGGTGCCGACGAGGGCGACGCCACGATGGAGTGTGCGGCGTTCGAGCCGACGAAGCGGTTCCGGGACCGCGTGCGGGCGCTCCGTCCGGGCGACCGACTCACCGTCTGTGGCGAGGCCGCGAGTGGGACGGTGAAACTCGAGAAGTTCGCAGTCCGCGAACTCGTCGAGTCCGAGCGCGTCACGCCGACGTGCCCGGACTGCGGGCGGCGCATGGAGAGCGCGGGCGCAGACCAGGGCTATCGCTGCCGGGACTGCGGAACGACCACCGCGGGGAAGGTAGAGCGCGGCCTCTCCCGGGACCTCGAACTGGGCTGGTACGAGGTGCCGCCGTGCGCGCGTCGACACGTCGCGAAACCGCTCGTCCGCGGCGAGTGGGACGCTCCCATTCATCCCGAGCGGTGA
- a CDS encoding transcriptional regulator: MSRSALIDNVTAMLSDAGFSVSDRCATRPKSFDVAARREDDVVLVKILGNIDALDGPTGAEMRRLGTYLRATPIVIGLRTRDEDLEPGVVYFRHGVPVMSPDTAMNFFVEGVPPLIYAAPGGLYVNIDGDVLADRRDEEEMSLGQLANELGVSRRTVSKYEDGMNASIEVAITLEERFGDDLTSPVSVMDGAEEVRDADPTPEDPEADPEDVPVLSVLARVGFEVHPTVRAPFKAVGEDVARADHLLTGHSSFTEAALKRARIMSSLGEITRTRAVYVVDEAKRDSVDATAIVEREELENVDDPEDLRELLKGRGDPQEA; the protein is encoded by the coding sequence ATGTCACGGTCGGCTCTCATCGACAACGTCACCGCGATGCTGTCAGACGCGGGTTTCTCGGTGAGCGACCGCTGTGCGACGCGGCCGAAGAGCTTCGACGTCGCGGCCCGCCGCGAGGACGACGTCGTGCTCGTGAAGATTCTCGGGAACATCGACGCGCTGGACGGGCCGACGGGCGCGGAGATGCGACGCCTCGGCACGTACCTGCGGGCGACCCCCATCGTCATCGGACTGCGGACGCGCGACGAGGACCTGGAACCGGGCGTGGTCTACTTCCGGCACGGCGTCCCGGTGATGAGTCCGGACACCGCGATGAACTTCTTCGTGGAGGGCGTGCCGCCGCTCATCTACGCGGCGCCGGGTGGTCTCTACGTGAACATCGACGGCGACGTGCTGGCGGACCGCCGCGACGAGGAGGAGATGAGCCTCGGCCAACTGGCGAACGAACTCGGCGTCTCCCGGCGCACCGTCTCGAAGTACGAGGACGGCATGAACGCCAGCATCGAGGTCGCAATCACGCTCGAGGAGCGCTTCGGCGATGACCTCACGTCGCCCGTCTCTGTGATGGACGGCGCCGAGGAGGTCCGGGACGCCGACCCGACGCCGGAGGACCCGGAGGCCGACCCGGAGGACGTGCCCGTGCTGTCGGTGCTCGCCCGGGTCGGGTTCGAGGTGCATCCGACGGTGCGCGCGCCGTTCAAGGCCGTCGGCGAGGACGTCGCACGCGCCGACCACCTGCTCACCGGCCACTCCTCGTTCACGGAGGCCGCGCTCAAGCGCGCTCGCATCATGAGTTCGCTCGGTGAGATTACACGCACGCGCGCTGTCTACGTCGTGGACGAGGCGAAGCGCGACTCCGTGGACGCGACCGCCATCGTGGAGCGCGAGGAACTCGAGAACGTCGACGACCCCGAGGACCTCCGCGAGCTGCTGAAGGGCAGAGGCGACCCACAAGAAGCCTGA
- a CDS encoding proteasome subunit beta has product MVSDRRPNAERTTANRQGWTPLHETTPDHGATPHDRTAPQAGESASDAADGQVVETGTTIVTLQADDSVVVAADQRASLGGRFVTNKSVQKVEQIHPTAAVALSGAVGHIQQFVRTMRAETRLYSDRRGEDLSMDALATLAGNVLGSTPMQITPVLGGVGETGPRVFSIDGGGGVLSDDYAAGGSGMQLAYGVLERQYDDGLTAPEARTVAAEAIGSASERDTASGNGVTIATVTAEGVETDEYATTEEVA; this is encoded by the coding sequence ATGGTGTCTGACCGCCGGCCGAACGCCGAGCGAACGACAGCGAATCGACAGGGATGGACGCCGCTCCACGAGACGACACCGGATCACGGAGCAACACCGCACGATAGAACAGCGCCCCAGGCGGGCGAGTCGGCCAGCGACGCCGCAGACGGGCAGGTCGTCGAGACCGGAACCACCATCGTCACGCTCCAGGCGGACGACAGCGTCGTCGTGGCCGCCGACCAGCGCGCGAGCCTCGGCGGCCGGTTCGTGACGAACAAGTCCGTCCAGAAGGTCGAGCAGATCCACCCGACGGCCGCCGTCGCACTCTCGGGGGCCGTCGGCCACATCCAGCAGTTCGTCCGGACGATGCGCGCCGAGACCCGCCTCTACAGCGACCGGCGCGGCGAGGACCTCTCGATGGACGCTCTCGCCACGTTGGCGGGGAACGTCCTCGGAAGCACGCCGATGCAGATCACACCCGTGCTCGGCGGCGTCGGCGAGACGGGACCACGCGTCTTTTCGATCGACGGCGGTGGCGGCGTGCTCTCGGACGACTACGCGGCCGGTGGGAGCGGCATGCAACTCGCGTACGGCGTGCTCGAACGCCAGTACGACGACGGCCTCACCGCGCCCGAGGCACGGACCGTCGCCGCCGAAGCCATCGGCAGCGCGAGCGAACGCGACACCGCCAGCGGAAACGGCGTCACCATCGCCACGGTCACCGCCGAGGGCGTCGAGACCGACGAGTACGCGACCACAGAGGAGGTGGCGTGA
- a CDS encoding archaeal proteasome endopeptidase complex subunit alpha, with protein MQGTDQQAYDRGTTIFSPDGRLYQVEYAREAVKQGAPVVGVRGDDGVVLATHRSRRSPLVDTRRGEKLATVDDRVAVGSAGHAADTRRLVDLARERAQRERLQYGEPATVESLSTAVADHLQEYTQTGGTRPYGTALLVAGHDDDPRLFEIDPSGATREWEANAVGSGADAALEHFEESYRASLTVGDALGLALDGLAAAVEDLTVADVDAVVVDEDGHSPVSADRLRAVFEDRE; from the coding sequence ATGCAGGGAACCGACCAGCAGGCCTACGACCGCGGCACCACCATCTTCTCGCCGGACGGCCGCCTCTACCAGGTGGAGTACGCTCGCGAGGCAGTCAAGCAGGGCGCGCCCGTGGTCGGCGTCCGCGGCGACGACGGCGTGGTGCTCGCGACCCACCGCTCCCGGCGGTCGCCGCTCGTGGACACGCGCCGCGGCGAGAAACTCGCCACCGTCGACGACCGCGTCGCCGTCGGGAGTGCCGGCCACGCCGCCGACACCCGCCGCCTGGTCGACCTCGCCCGGGAGCGCGCACAACGCGAGCGACTCCAGTACGGCGAACCCGCGACGGTCGAATCGCTCTCGACGGCGGTGGCCGACCACCTCCAGGAGTACACGCAGACGGGCGGCACCCGCCCGTACGGCACGGCGCTGCTCGTCGCCGGCCACGACGACGACCCGCGTCTCTTCGAGATCGACCCGTCCGGCGCGACCCGCGAGTGGGAAGCCAACGCCGTCGGTAGCGGCGCCGACGCGGCTCTCGAACACTTCGAGGAGTCGTATCGCGCATCGCTCACCGTGGGGGACGCACTCGGACTGGCACTCGACGGACTCGCCGCCGCCGTCGAGGACCTGACGGTCGCGGACGTCGACGCGGTGGTCGTCGACGAGGACGGCCACAGCCCCGTCTCGGCGGACCGACTCCGGGCGGTCTTCGAGGATCGAGAATAG
- a CDS encoding DUF7347 domain-containing protein, giving the protein MTESNRRDDALRGPAEALSISATGGVDDAVDYRTGGEMAPSEAFKTLASEVRVAVLVSLLRAERSSDDPLSFSELQSTVGSDSSAGFAYHLRQLSGHFVRKEADGYVLTAAGRRAAAAVLEGTFTTSGDQRAS; this is encoded by the coding sequence ATGACCGAGTCGAACCGCCGCGACGACGCGCTCCGCGGCCCGGCCGAGGCGCTGTCGATCTCGGCCACGGGCGGCGTTGACGACGCGGTCGACTACCGAACCGGCGGGGAGATGGCCCCGAGCGAGGCGTTCAAGACGCTCGCCAGCGAGGTCCGCGTCGCGGTGCTGGTCTCCCTCCTGCGGGCGGAACGCAGCAGCGACGACCCGCTCTCGTTCTCGGAGCTACAGTCGACCGTCGGCAGCGACAGTTCCGCCGGGTTCGCGTACCACCTCCGACAGCTCTCCGGGCACTTCGTCCGGAAGGAAGCGGACGGCTACGTTCTCACTGCCGCCGGCCGTCGCGCGGCGGCGGCGGTACTCGAAGGAACGTTCACCACCAGCGGCGACCAGCGGGCGAGTTAG
- a CDS encoding glutathione S-transferase N-terminal domain-containing protein: MALELYRLDGCPYCAKVETKLDELDIDYEQHEVPSSRAERDEVKEVSGQAGVPVLVDEENGVEGMPESDDIVDYLDEQYGS; encoded by the coding sequence ATGGCACTCGAACTCTACCGACTCGACGGCTGTCCGTACTGCGCGAAAGTCGAGACCAAACTCGACGAACTCGACATCGACTACGAACAACACGAGGTGCCGAGTTCCCGCGCCGAACGCGACGAAGTGAAGGAAGTGAGCGGTCAGGCCGGCGTGCCCGTGCTCGTGGACGAGGAGAACGGTGTCGAGGGGATGCCCGAATCCGACGATATCGTCGACTACCTCGACGAGCAGTACGGTTCGTAA
- a CDS encoding NCS2 family permease, with the protein MGLADYFALDEHDTDVRTEVVAGITTFLTMSYIVVVNPSVMTQITRNGEVVKPGISLANYSHDQTVQMLAVVTLLASAVAMLVMAFYANRPFGLAPGLGLNAFFAFTVVGALGIPWQTALAAVVTEGVLFILLTAVGAREYVIQLFPEPVKFSVGTGIGLFLAIIGLQAMGVVVDDPATLLALGNLAQSPVAVLSILGLLFTFALHARGVTGSIILGILGTAAAGAVLTLAGVVEPGVLAGNFVRNGGFAPSRLPQAQYDITPLVGAFVQGFQNAEAFSFALVVFTFFFVDFFDTAGTLVGVGHAGGFLDEDGDLPDADEPLMADAVGTLVGGMLGTSTVTTYIESAAGVEEGGRTGMVALVVALLFIASLALVPLAAAIPQYASHIALVVVAILMLSNVTAIDWDDLTHAIPAGLTILVMPFTYSIAYGIAAGIVSYPVVKAATGEYDDVSAGQWLLAGAFVVYFYVRTSGVLQSAVA; encoded by the coding sequence ATGGGGCTCGCTGACTACTTCGCACTCGACGAACACGACACCGACGTCCGCACGGAGGTCGTCGCCGGCATCACGACGTTCCTCACGATGTCCTACATCGTCGTCGTGAATCCCTCGGTCATGACCCAGATAACGCGGAACGGCGAGGTGGTCAAACCCGGTATCTCGCTCGCGAACTACAGCCACGACCAGACGGTCCAGATGCTCGCAGTCGTCACGCTGCTGGCCTCGGCCGTCGCGATGCTCGTGATGGCGTTCTACGCCAACCGGCCGTTCGGCCTCGCGCCCGGCCTCGGTCTCAACGCCTTCTTCGCGTTCACCGTCGTCGGCGCGCTCGGCATCCCGTGGCAGACCGCGCTCGCCGCCGTCGTCACGGAGGGCGTCCTCTTCATCCTCCTCACTGCCGTCGGCGCCCGCGAGTACGTCATCCAGTTGTTCCCTGAACCCGTGAAGTTCTCCGTCGGAACCGGCATCGGCCTGTTCCTCGCCATCATCGGCCTCCAGGCGATGGGCGTCGTCGTGGACGACCCGGCCACCCTGCTCGCGCTCGGAAATCTCGCGCAGAGCCCCGTCGCCGTGCTCTCGATCCTCGGCCTCCTGTTCACGTTCGCGCTGCACGCACGCGGCGTCACGGGAAGCATCATCCTCGGCATCCTCGGCACGGCGGCCGCCGGCGCGGTACTCACGCTCGCTGGCGTCGTCGAACCCGGCGTGCTCGCAGGCAATTTCGTCCGTAACGGCGGCTTCGCGCCGAGCAGGCTCCCGCAGGCCCAGTACGACATCACCCCGCTCGTCGGCGCGTTCGTCCAGGGCTTCCAGAACGCCGAGGCGTTCAGTTTCGCGCTCGTCGTCTTCACGTTCTTCTTCGTGGACTTCTTCGACACCGCCGGGACGCTCGTGGGCGTCGGCCACGCGGGCGGCTTCCTCGACGAGGACGGCGACCTGCCCGACGCCGACGAACCCCTGATGGCGGACGCCGTCGGCACGCTCGTCGGTGGCATGCTCGGAACCTCGACTGTCACCACGTACATCGAGTCCGCCGCCGGAGTCGAGGAGGGCGGACGCACCGGGATGGTCGCGCTCGTCGTCGCACTCCTCTTCATCGCGTCGCTCGCGCTCGTCCCGCTCGCCGCCGCCATCCCCCAGTACGCGAGCCACATCGCGCTCGTCGTCGTCGCCATTCTGATGCTCTCGAACGTCACCGCCATCGACTGGGACGACCTCACGCACGCCATCCCCGCCGGCCTCACCATCCTCGTGATGCCGTTCACCTACAGCATCGCGTACGGCATCGCCGCCGGCATCGTCTCCTACCCCGTCGTGAAGGCCGCCACCGGCGAGTACGACGACGTGAGCGCCGGCCAGTGGCTGCTCGCGGGCGCGTTCGTCGTCTACTTCTACGTCCGCACCAGCGGCGTCCTCCAGTCCGCTGTCGCGTAG
- a CDS encoding phosphoribosyltransferase family protein — protein MNRAEKAALQLQAVAVLRTLKETRTYDELSADTGLPAGDLNRYVNGHVLPSADRAEAVVENAGADLLREELRSRVTLDDEGYVDNSSVVFDQSFLDLVAPVAAETFDFEVPDVVLTAATDGITLAAALASYYGARCAYAKKSKETAVEEFIEARQRLDSGIEITYYLPASAVDSGETVLVVDDLIRSGETQELLLDIADTADADVTGVFTLIAAGDEGIDRARERTDAPVGALVELD, from the coding sequence ATGAACCGAGCCGAGAAGGCCGCTCTGCAGTTGCAGGCGGTCGCCGTCCTGCGGACGCTGAAGGAGACGCGAACCTACGACGAACTCTCTGCGGACACCGGACTGCCCGCGGGGGACCTGAACCGCTACGTGAACGGCCACGTGCTGCCGAGCGCGGACCGCGCAGAGGCGGTCGTGGAGAACGCCGGTGCGGACCTGCTCCGGGAGGAACTGCGCTCCCGCGTCACCCTCGACGACGAGGGGTACGTGGACAACTCCAGCGTCGTCTTCGACCAGTCCTTCCTCGACCTCGTCGCGCCCGTCGCCGCCGAGACGTTCGACTTCGAGGTTCCCGACGTCGTGCTGACCGCGGCCACCGACGGCATCACGCTCGCCGCGGCGCTGGCGTCGTACTACGGCGCTCGCTGTGCGTACGCGAAGAAGTCCAAGGAGACCGCCGTTGAGGAGTTCATCGAGGCCCGCCAGCGCCTCGATTCCGGCATCGAGATCACGTACTACCTCCCGGCGTCCGCCGTCGATTCGGGCGAAACCGTGCTCGTCGTGGACGACCTCATCCGCTCCGGGGAGACCCAGGAACTCCTCCTCGACATCGCCGACACCGCAGACGCGGACGTGACCGGCGTGTTCACGCTCATCGCGGCGGGGGACGAAGGAATCGACCGCGCCCGCGAGCGCACCGACGCGCCGGTGGGCGCGCTCGTCGAACTCGACTGA
- the pyrE gene encoding orotate phosphoribosyltransferase, protein MANDDLIQSLRDADAVKYGEFELSHGGTSEYYVDKYLFETDPECLSAIAEAFAERIDDDTKLGGVALGGVPLAAATATEAGVPYVIARKQAKEYGTANRIEGRLEEGEEVVVVEDIATTGQSAVDAVEALRDAGAEVNRALLVVDREEGGRELLAEHGVEMEALVTASDLLDAE, encoded by the coding sequence ATGGCGAACGACGACCTCATCCAGTCCCTGCGGGACGCGGACGCCGTCAAGTACGGCGAGTTCGAACTCTCCCACGGCGGCACGTCGGAGTACTACGTGGACAAGTACCTCTTCGAGACGGACCCGGAGTGCCTGTCGGCCATCGCCGAGGCGTTCGCTGAGCGCATCGATGACGACACCAAACTCGGCGGCGTGGCGCTCGGCGGCGTGCCGCTGGCGGCGGCGACCGCGACCGAGGCCGGGGTACCGTACGTCATCGCGCGCAAGCAGGCCAAGGAGTACGGGACGGCGAACCGCATCGAGGGCCGCCTCGAGGAGGGCGAGGAGGTCGTCGTCGTGGAGGACATCGCGACCACCGGACAGTCCGCCGTGGACGCCGTCGAGGCGCTTCGCGACGCGGGCGCGGAAGTCAATCGCGCGCTGCTCGTGGTGGACCGCGAAGAGGGCGGCCGGGAGTTGCTCGCCGAGCACGGCGTCGAGATGGAGGCACTGGTGACGGCGAGCGACCTGCTCGACGCGGAGTGA
- a CDS encoding CDP-2,3-bis-(O-geranylgeranyl)-sn-glycerol synthase, which produces MNLVATIAVAFWAMLPAYVPNNAAVLAGGGRPIDAGHTWGGRRVLGDGKTWRGTAVGILAGVALAVALNAIRPAAVDALGVPLPEFPIAAMLALPAGGMLGDILASFLKRRTGRERGAAFPVVDQLDFAVLALALTALAAPAWFAATFTLGVLLVVLVLTPILHVVTNVAAYWLNLKSEPY; this is translated from the coding sequence ATGAACCTCGTGGCCACCATCGCCGTCGCGTTCTGGGCGATGCTCCCGGCGTACGTCCCGAACAACGCCGCGGTGCTCGCGGGCGGCGGCCGCCCCATCGACGCGGGGCACACCTGGGGCGGTCGGCGCGTTCTCGGCGACGGCAAGACGTGGCGCGGCACGGCGGTCGGCATCCTCGCGGGCGTCGCGCTCGCCGTCGCGCTGAACGCCATCCGGCCCGCCGCCGTCGACGCACTCGGCGTCCCACTCCCCGAGTTCCCGATCGCCGCGATGCTCGCGCTCCCCGCCGGCGGGATGCTCGGGGACATCCTCGCGTCGTTCCTCAAACGCCGCACCGGCCGCGAGCGCGGCGCCGCGTTCCCCGTCGTCGACCAACTCGACTTCGCCGTGCTCGCACTCGCGCTCACCGCGCTCGCCGCCCCCGCGTGGTTCGCGGCGACGTTCACGCTCGGCGTGCTTCTGGTCGTCCTCGTCCTCACGCCGATTCTCCACGTCGTCACGAACGTCGCCGCCTACTGGCTGAATCTAAAAAGCGAGCCCTACTGA